The following is a genomic window from Photobacterium sp. GJ3.
TTAATCATCCGTTCTACAGCTTCGATGTCCCTGTCATTCTGGGTGACCATGTGACCACAGAATCCGGTACCGGTTGTGTTCACACCGCACCGGGCCACGGTCAGGAAGACTTTGCCGTCGGTCAGAAATACGGCCTGGAAGTCGCCAACCCGGTTGGCAGTAATGGTGTTTACCTGCCGGATACTGAAATGTTTGCCGGGCAGCATGTGTTTAAAGCCAACGATGCCATCGTGGAAACGCTGAAAGCGCACGGTGCGCTGCTTCATCATCATGCTTATGAGCACAGCTATCCGCATTGCTGGCGCCATAAAACGCCAATCATTTTCCGTGCGACACCACAGTGGTTTGTCTCCATGGATCAGAATGGTCTGCGCGCGAAAGCACTGGAAGAAATTAAAGGCGTGCAGTGGATGCCTGAGTGGGGTCAGAGCCGCATTGAGGGCATGGTCGAAGGCCGTCCGGAATGGTGTATCTCCCGCCAGCGGACTTGGGGTGTGCCAATCGCACTGTTCGTTCATAAAGAAACGCAAGAGCTGCATCCGGACACACTGGCGCTGATTGAAAAAGTTGCCAAGCTGGTTGAAGAAAAAGGCATTCAGGCTTGGTGGGATCTGAATCCTGTCGATCTGATGGGTGAAGCCGACGCAGCACAGTATGAAAAAGTGCTGGATACGCTGGATGTCTGGTTTGACTCTGGTGTCACGCATTACGCAGTGGTCGACAGCCGTGAAGAATTCAATGGCCATGCTGCTGATTTGTACCTGGAAGGTTCTGACCAGCACCGCGGCTGGTTCCAGTCTTCTCTGATTTCGTCCGTCGCGATGAAAGACAAGGCACCGTATCGTCAGGTGCTGACGCACGGCTTTGTGGTCGATGGCCAGGGCCGCAAGATGTCCAAGTCGATCGGTAACGTGGTTGCGCCGAAAGATGTCACCAATAAGCTGGGTGCAGATATTCTGCGTCTGTGGGTGGCTTCCACCGACTACACCGGTGAAGTTGCAGTGTCTGACGAAATCCTGAAGCGCAGCGCCGATGCCTACCGCCGTATCCGGAACACCGCACGTTTCCTGCTGGCGAACCTGAGTGGTTTCAACCCGGCAACGGACTGCGTTCCGGCCGAAGAGATGGTGGCACTGGATCGCTGGGCTGTGGCCCGTGCGAAAGCCGCGCAGGACGAAATCATTAAAGCTTATGATGAATACAACCTGCACGCAGTCACACAGCGCCTGATGCACTTTTGTTCAATCGAGATGGGTTCTTTCTATCTGGATGTGATCAAAGACCGTCAGTACACTGCAAAACGCGGTGGCCATGCGCAGCGCAGCTGTCAGACGGCACTCTTCTACATCGTCGAGGCACTGGTACGCTGGATGGCACCGATCATGTCGTTTACGGCAGATGAAATCTGGAACGAAATGCCGGGTGAGCGTGATACCTTCGTCTTTACTGGCGAATGGTACGAAGGCCTGTTCGGACTGGCTGACGACGAAGCGTTCAGCAACGAATTCTGGACTGAAGTACAGTCAGTTCGTGGTGCAGTGAACAAACTGCTGGAAGAAGCGCGGAATGAAAAACGCATTGGTGGTGCCCTGCAGGCAGAAGTGACTCTGTTTGCTGAGCCTGCACTGGCGGAGAAACTGAACCGTCTGGAAGACGAACTGCGCTTTGTGCTGCTGACCTCAAAAGCGAAAGTCGCACTGGCAGAGCGCCGTCCTGCCGATGCGAAAGCGACTGAAGTTGCGGGCTTGTCTGTACAGGTGACCCCATCAGAAGCCGAGAAATGTGACCGTTGTTGGCACCATGTGGCCGATGTAGGCACCATCGCAGGCCATGAGAAAATCTGTGGCCGCTGTGTGACCAACATTGATGGTCAGGGCGAAGAGCGTAAGTTTGCCTGATGAGTAGCTTACCGACACTGAAGCAATCCGGAATTCGCTGGCTGTGGCTGGCGGTTCTGGTCTTTGCGATCGATATTGGCAGTAAGCTGCTGGTGATGGACACCATGGGTTACGGCTGGCCGAATCGCATTGAGGTCCTGCCATTTTTTAACCTGCTGTATGTGCATAACTACGGTGCTGCGTTTAGTTTTCTCAGTGATGCCAGCGGCTGGCAGCGTTGGCTGTTTACGGCCATTGCAGTGGGCGTGACTGCGCTCCTGCTGGTTTGGATGCGCCGCACTCCGGCGACCAACCGGATTGCCAATCCGGCGTATGCGCTGATTATTGGTGGTGCGCTGGGCAACCTGTTTGATCGCCTCTATCATGGTTACGTGGTGGATTTCCTCGATTTCTACATCGGGAAGCATCACTGGCCAGCATTCAATATTGCTGATTCGGCGATTTGTATTGGTGCGGGCATGATCATTTTAGAAGGCTTTCTGGCAGGCAAAACGAAGACCAAAGAAAGCAATTAAGCTGGCACTCAGCTCACGAAGCAGGCGCTGCCCGTTGCGACGGGCGGCGCTTTATTGTAAAAACGGTACAACATGAACGTGAGGGTCGAACACTCACGTTGCTCTCAGCAATTCAGGATGTACAGATGTCGGTAATTACAGAAAACAGTGAAGTTTTAATGCACTTTTCCATCAAGCTGGAAGACGGCTCCGTTGCAGAGTCGACGCAGGCGATGGGAAAACCTGCCAAATTCCGGATGGGAGACGGCAGTCTGACCGACAATTTTGAACGTTGCCTGCTCGGTCTGGCCGAAGGGGCGAAGAGTCAGTTTGTTCTGGAGCCGGAAGATGCTTTTGGTCAACCAAACCCAGACAATATTCACTATGTTGATTTGGCGCGTTTTAGCGCGGATGCACCTGCGGAAGTTGGCACCATTATTGCCTTCAGTGGCCCGGACGGTCAGGATATTCCGGGTGTGATCACCGCCGTGCTTGGCGATTCCGTCACGGTTGATTTCAATCATCCGCTGGCTGGCCAGCGCGTAACCTTTGATGTTGAAGTCGTTGGCATCGAAGGCTGAACCCATTGCTGATCTGGCGCACGCGCAGACAGTAAGGATTGAAATGAAAGAGTCCTCAGATATGAAAATCTTACTTGCTAACCCTCGTGGCTTTTGTGCTGGTGTTGATCGGGCGATCAGCATCGTTGAGCGTGCGCTGGAAATGTACCAGCCGCCAATTTACGTCCGGCATGAGGTGGTCCACAATCGGTTTGTCGTGGAAGGACTGAAAAAACGCGGCGCGGTATTCGTCGAAGAACTGAGTGAAGTGCCGGACGATAACATCGTGATTTTCTCTGCACATGGTGTCTCTCAGGCCGTTCGTAACGAAGCCAAGGCGCGTAAACTCACCGTGTTTGATGCAACTTGTCCGCTGGTCACCAAAGTACATATGGAAGTTGCCCGCGCCAGTCGCCGGGATATGGAAGTGGTGCTGATCGGACATGCCGGTCACCCGGAAGTTGAAGGCACCATGGGTCAGTATGCCAGTGAGTCCGGCGGGATGTATCTGGTTGAAAAACCAGATGACGTCAATGTGCTGTCTGGCGTTGTGAAAGATCCGGGCAACCTGCACTATGTCAGCCAGACAACGCTGTCGGTAGATGAAACGGCGGATGTGATTGATCGGTTACGCGAAGTGTTCCCGGCCATTCAGGGTCCGCGTAAAGATGACATTTGCTATGCGACCCAGAACCGGCAGGATGCAGTGCGCGAAATGGCTGCCAGTGTGGATGTGATGATTGTGGTGGGTTCCAAAAACTCATCGAACTCAAACCGCCTGCGTGAACTGGCAGAAAAGCTGGGAACACCAAGCTACCTGACAGATTGTGCTGAAGATGTCGATGCCAATTGGTTCACGGGAATGCAAAGCGTCGGGGTGACTGCCGGAGCATCTGCGCCAGAAGCCCTGGTAAACCAGATCATTGCACGTATTCAGTCGTTTGTTGGCGGTGAAGTTGAAGAGCTGAGTGGCCGTGAAGAGAACATGTTCTTTGAAGTCCCGCGCGAGCTTCAGGTGAAAAACGTCGGCTAAGCGTCGATGAAACGGATGAATTCAGGAACCCCGGCTTTGCCGGGGTTTTTTTTCGCCGGGAGACAGGCTAGATTAGTGGGCTGCTGAGAATTTTAAGGAGAAACAGCTATGGTCAGAATCGCGGTTGCCGGAGCGGCAGGGCGAATGGGACGTCAGTTACTCAAGGCGGCAGCTCAGTCTGAGTATGCTCAGGTCGGTGCTGCAACAGAACGTCCGCAAAGCAGCCTGATCGGAGTCGATGCAGGGGAGCTGGCAGGCATTGGGAAACTGGACGTTGCTGTGGTCGATGATTTAGAAAAGGCGATCCATGATTTTGATGTCCTGATTGATTTCACGGCACCGGTGGCGACCCTGGCGAATATCGCGCTGTGCCGCAAGCACAACAAGATGATTGTGATTGGCACAACAGGCTTCAGTGAAGAAGAAAAAGCGCAGATTGACGAAGCGGCTGGTGAGATTGCGGTGGTGATGGCGCCAAACTACAGCGTGGGTGTCAACCTGACCTTCAAACTGCTGGAAAAAGCCGCCAAAGTGATGGGCGAATACTGCGATATTGAGATCATCGAAGCGCACCACAGACATAAAGTCGATGCGCCATCCGGCACAGCCCTTGGGATGGGCGAGGCGATTGCGGGTGCGATGGGCAATAAGCTGAGTGACGTGGCTGTGTACGCCCGTGAAGGCATTACCGGTGAACGCAGTCGGAACGAGATCGGATTTGCAACGATCCGGGCCGGCGATATCGTGGGTGAACATACGGCGATGTTCGCAGACATTGGCGAGCGGGTGGAAATCACGCACAAAGCGACCGATCGGATGACCTTCGCGAATGGGGCTGTACGCGCTGCAGTCTGGTTGGAACAGCAACCGGCTGGCTTCTATACCATGCAGGATGTCCTTGGTTTGAATGACCTGTAATGATTTCAACGGCCAGATCAATGGCCGTTTTTTTCATCTGTACGTGATAAAAAATGCCCCGCTTCGACCTCCGTTTTGCATAATTTCTCAAAATGGCCGGGATTGAATTCTCCTTGTGATGGCGCTTGCGCTTGCACAACTTAGGTTGTTATTTTTTGGTTTTGGTGGGCGTAAACTGAAAATTGCTATCAAAAACCATACTTATCTTGGGTTTTTTTGACTTTTTTTGTGTTGTTTTCTTTTTGGGGGCTTTGGTGATTGTACCGCAAACGGTTGCCTGAACATGCAGCCAAAAACACGGTAGAAACGGGCAGGAAAAGATGTTCTTTCACAGGTTTGGCGTCAAAGGCGACCTCTGATTGAGATATTTAAAATTAAATTTCACCCTGTTGTTGACACCTTGGACGTGGATCTCTAGAATGCGCGCAATTTGTCAAAAATCGGCTTGACTCGGTTGATGACTTTCTATGGAATGGGTGAGTGCAATTTTATCCGTTTTATTTGCGTTTTTATGAAGATTGGAGGTTGTCTTGAGCAAATCGGCGCTGTTAGTCCTTGAGGACGGGACTGTATTCCACGGCGTATCCATCGGTGCAGATGGTTCGGCCGTTGGTGAAGTTGTTTTCAATACCTCGATGACGGGGTATCAGGAAATTCTCACTGACCCCTCTTACTCTCAACAGATTGTGACCCTTACTTATCCCCACATTGGCAACACCGGAACCAATTCCGAAGACGAAGAATCTACTTCAATCCATGCGCAAGGCCTGGTAATTCGCGACCTCCCTCTGATTGCTTCCAATTTCCGCTCCCAACAGACCCTGTCTGATTATCTGAAATCCCAGAATATTGTCGGCATTGCTGATATTGATACCCGTAAACTGACCCGTTTGCTGCGTGAGAAAGGCGCTCAGAACGGTTGCATCATGGCGGGAGATAATCTGGACCCTGCACTGGCGCTGGAAAAAGCAAAAGCGTTTCCTGGCCTGA
Proteins encoded in this region:
- the ileS gene encoding isoleucine--tRNA ligase, producing the protein MSDYKDTLNLPETGFPMRGNLAQREPAMLKRWYDEDLYGAIRQAKKGKKSFVLHDGPPYANGDIHIGHALNKILKDIIIKSKSMSGFDAPYVPGWDCHGLPIELMVEKKVGKPGQKVTAAEFREKCRAYAAGQVEGQKESFIRLGVLGEWDKPYRTMDFATEANIIRALGKIADNGHLLKGFKPVHWCTDCGSALAEAEVEYKDKVSPSIDVKFKAVDEAAVVSKFKLAGDHQGQGDVSIVIWTTTPWTMPANRAVAVRDDLEYVLIQVEGEQPQRLIVAAELAKDVMDRAGIEHFHNLGFAKGADLELMRFNHPFYSFDVPVILGDHVTTESGTGCVHTAPGHGQEDFAVGQKYGLEVANPVGSNGVYLPDTEMFAGQHVFKANDAIVETLKAHGALLHHHAYEHSYPHCWRHKTPIIFRATPQWFVSMDQNGLRAKALEEIKGVQWMPEWGQSRIEGMVEGRPEWCISRQRTWGVPIALFVHKETQELHPDTLALIEKVAKLVEEKGIQAWWDLNPVDLMGEADAAQYEKVLDTLDVWFDSGVTHYAVVDSREEFNGHAADLYLEGSDQHRGWFQSSLISSVAMKDKAPYRQVLTHGFVVDGQGRKMSKSIGNVVAPKDVTNKLGADILRLWVASTDYTGEVAVSDEILKRSADAYRRIRNTARFLLANLSGFNPATDCVPAEEMVALDRWAVARAKAAQDEIIKAYDEYNLHAVTQRLMHFCSIEMGSFYLDVIKDRQYTAKRGGHAQRSCQTALFYIVEALVRWMAPIMSFTADEIWNEMPGERDTFVFTGEWYEGLFGLADDEAFSNEFWTEVQSVRGAVNKLLEEARNEKRIGGALQAEVTLFAEPALAEKLNRLEDELRFVLLTSKAKVALAERRPADAKATEVAGLSVQVTPSEAEKCDRCWHHVADVGTIAGHEKICGRCVTNIDGQGEERKFA
- the lspA gene encoding signal peptidase II, whose translation is MSSLPTLKQSGIRWLWLAVLVFAIDIGSKLLVMDTMGYGWPNRIEVLPFFNLLYVHNYGAAFSFLSDASGWQRWLFTAIAVGVTALLLVWMRRTPATNRIANPAYALIIGGALGNLFDRLYHGYVVDFLDFYIGKHHWPAFNIADSAICIGAGMIILEGFLAGKTKTKESN
- the fkpB gene encoding FKBP-type peptidyl-prolyl cis-trans isomerase, encoding MSVITENSEVLMHFSIKLEDGSVAESTQAMGKPAKFRMGDGSLTDNFERCLLGLAEGAKSQFVLEPEDAFGQPNPDNIHYVDLARFSADAPAEVGTIIAFSGPDGQDIPGVITAVLGDSVTVDFNHPLAGQRVTFDVEVVGIEG
- the ispH gene encoding 4-hydroxy-3-methylbut-2-enyl diphosphate reductase, whose product is MKILLANPRGFCAGVDRAISIVERALEMYQPPIYVRHEVVHNRFVVEGLKKRGAVFVEELSEVPDDNIVIFSAHGVSQAVRNEAKARKLTVFDATCPLVTKVHMEVARASRRDMEVVLIGHAGHPEVEGTMGQYASESGGMYLVEKPDDVNVLSGVVKDPGNLHYVSQTTLSVDETADVIDRLREVFPAIQGPRKDDICYATQNRQDAVREMAASVDVMIVVGSKNSSNSNRLRELAEKLGTPSYLTDCAEDVDANWFTGMQSVGVTAGASAPEALVNQIIARIQSFVGGEVEELSGREENMFFEVPRELQVKNVG
- the dapB gene encoding 4-hydroxy-tetrahydrodipicolinate reductase; protein product: MVRIAVAGAAGRMGRQLLKAAAQSEYAQVGAATERPQSSLIGVDAGELAGIGKLDVAVVDDLEKAIHDFDVLIDFTAPVATLANIALCRKHNKMIVIGTTGFSEEEKAQIDEAAGEIAVVMAPNYSVGVNLTFKLLEKAAKVMGEYCDIEIIEAHHRHKVDAPSGTALGMGEAIAGAMGNKLSDVAVYAREGITGERSRNEIGFATIRAGDIVGEHTAMFADIGERVEITHKATDRMTFANGAVRAAVWLEQQPAGFYTMQDVLGLNDL